In the genome of Desulfuromonas sp. DDH964, one region contains:
- a CDS encoding ABC transporter permease, protein MQLNTIAWNNLRRRKGRLIFLVAGLLLGVATVVTLMSLVAALTAEAEHKLEKFGANILLTPRSDSLSLSYGGIELGGVTVAAHDIAEVDLARIAEIPNYRNVAAVAPKVLGAVAVKGEQVLLMGVDPAVEFNLKRWWSVTGEPLHAANDLVAGSAAAKRLGLAPGGEVAVGGRNFIVSGVLAETGSQDDQLLIVALPVAQQLLGKVGRLSLVEVAALCGDCPVTDMVGQLGAVLPGIEVRAIQQVVRSRMHALEQFRALSLAVAGVVVLIGGLVVFVTMMNSVAERTREIGIFRAIGFRRWHIIRILLFEALVVGLLAGVLGYLAGIGVTWLALPFFGGHHGPSWDPALAAGSVLLALVVGGVAALYPAWQASTLEPSEALRAL, encoded by the coding sequence ATGCAGCTCAACACGATTGCCTGGAACAATCTGCGCCGGCGCAAGGGCCGTCTGATCTTTCTGGTCGCTGGATTATTACTGGGCGTAGCGACCGTGGTGACTCTCATGTCCCTGGTGGCGGCCCTGACTGCTGAGGCCGAGCATAAGCTGGAGAAGTTCGGAGCGAATATCCTGCTTACCCCGCGCAGCGACAGCCTGTCCCTCTCCTACGGCGGGATCGAGCTCGGCGGTGTTACCGTCGCAGCGCACGACATCGCCGAGGTCGACCTGGCCCGGATCGCGGAGATTCCCAATTATCGCAATGTCGCCGCGGTGGCGCCCAAGGTCCTCGGTGCAGTCGCAGTGAAAGGGGAGCAGGTGCTCTTGATGGGGGTCGATCCGGCCGTGGAGTTCAATCTGAAACGCTGGTGGAGTGTGACCGGAGAACCGCTGCATGCGGCCAACGATCTGGTCGCTGGAAGTGCGGCCGCCAAACGCCTTGGTCTTGCACCGGGCGGAGAGGTTGCAGTCGGAGGAAGAAATTTCATCGTCAGTGGCGTTCTCGCCGAAACCGGCTCTCAGGACGATCAGCTGCTGATCGTGGCGCTCCCGGTCGCCCAGCAGCTGCTGGGCAAGGTTGGCCGCCTGAGCCTGGTCGAAGTGGCGGCACTCTGTGGTGATTGTCCGGTGACCGATATGGTGGGACAGCTCGGAGCCGTGCTGCCCGGGATTGAGGTGCGGGCGATCCAGCAGGTGGTGCGTTCGCGGATGCACGCCCTGGAACAGTTCCGGGCGTTGTCCCTGGCGGTTGCCGGGGTAGTCGTCCTGATCGGAGGATTGGTGGTCTTTGTCACCATGATGAACTCGGTGGCCGAACGGACCCGGGAAATTGGGATATTCCGCGCCATCGGCTTCCGCCGTTGGCATATCATCCGGATCCTTCTCTTTGAAGCGCTGGTCGTCGGGCTCCTGGCCGGGGTCCTTGGCTACCTGGCGGGGATCGGGGTGACCTGGCTGGCACTCCCCTTCTTTGGCGGCCATCATGGCCCGAGCTGGGATCCGGCGCTCGCCGCCGGATCCGTCCTGCTGGCGCTGGTCGTCGGAGGGGTGGCGGCCCTCTATCCGGCCTGGCAGGCCAGCACTCTGGAACCGAGCGAAGCGCTGCGCGCTCTTTGA
- a CDS encoding sigma-54-dependent transcriptional regulator produces MAHETILVIDDDDSLRKIIEFTLRQAGHKVVACANGEEGLKAFDRFKPGLVITDVRLGDISGYTILKKVKAARPATLVIVITAFGSIENAVEAMKLGAYDYLAKPFTLDQLKELVSKATRFQTIQASMPEQSSAAKVTPRKAIVGQSQAMHSVMNLIEKVAASEASVLILGESGTGKELVARSIHQKSVRAQGPFIAVNCAAIPRDLVESELFGHIKGSFTGAVKDRAGKFELARGGTIFLDEIGDLPLELQPKLLRALQERVVEPVGGESHSVDVRVVAATNLDIETAVAKGTFREDLYYRIAVIPVSLPPLRARREDIPALIDHFLEKFGRGSEVTFTATAMQSLRDYRWPGNVRELENAIEQLLVLAPSNTIEESQLPPRIRQNRGLAAREILQLPEEGYSLEELEKEAVLQALERNDWNKTRAAEFLKIPRHILLYRMEKFGITK; encoded by the coding sequence TTGGCACACGAAACTATTCTGGTAATCGACGACGATGATTCGTTGCGCAAGATTATCGAATTCACCCTGCGCCAGGCCGGCCATAAAGTCGTCGCCTGCGCCAACGGCGAGGAGGGACTCAAGGCATTCGACCGGTTCAAACCCGGTCTGGTTATCACCGATGTCCGGCTTGGCGACATTTCCGGCTACACCATCCTCAAAAAGGTCAAGGCGGCAAGGCCCGCTACCCTGGTGATCGTCATTACCGCCTTCGGGTCGATTGAGAATGCGGTTGAGGCTATGAAACTGGGTGCTTACGACTATCTTGCCAAGCCCTTCACCCTCGATCAGCTCAAGGAGCTTGTCAGCAAAGCCACCCGTTTCCAAACCATCCAGGCATCCATGCCCGAGCAGAGTAGCGCGGCGAAGGTCACCCCCCGCAAGGCTATAGTCGGTCAGTCCCAGGCGATGCATTCGGTGATGAATCTGATCGAAAAAGTCGCCGCTAGCGAAGCCAGTGTGTTGATACTCGGGGAGAGCGGTACCGGCAAGGAATTGGTCGCCCGCTCCATTCATCAGAAGAGTGTGCGGGCCCAGGGCCCTTTCATCGCCGTCAATTGCGCGGCGATCCCCAGGGATCTCGTCGAAAGTGAGCTCTTTGGCCACATCAAGGGCTCCTTCACCGGTGCAGTGAAGGATCGGGCCGGCAAATTCGAACTCGCCCGCGGGGGAACGATTTTTCTGGACGAGATCGGCGACCTCCCGCTGGAACTCCAGCCGAAACTGCTGCGAGCCCTGCAGGAACGGGTGGTTGAACCGGTCGGGGGAGAGAGCCATTCGGTCGATGTCCGGGTCGTTGCCGCCACCAACCTGGATATCGAGACTGCTGTTGCCAAGGGCACCTTTCGTGAGGATCTTTATTACCGGATCGCCGTAATTCCTGTGAGCCTTCCTCCCCTGCGGGCGCGGCGGGAAGATATCCCGGCACTGATAGATCATTTCCTGGAGAAATTCGGCCGCGGATCCGAGGTGACTTTCACGGCGACCGCCATGCAGTCCCTGCGTGATTACCGGTGGCCCGGCAATGTTCGGGAGCTTGAAAATGCCATTGAACAGTTGCTGGTCCTGGCCCCGTCCAACACAATTGAGGAGAGTCAACTTCCGCCCAGGATCAGGCAGAACAGGGGATTGGCTGCCAGGGAAATTCTTCAGTTGCCGGAAGAGGGATATTCCCTGGAAGAGTTGGAAAAGGAGGCTGTATTGCAGGCCCTGGAGCGAAACGATTGGAACAAAACCCGGGCCGCTGAGTTTCTGAAAATCCCGCGCCACATCCTGCTTTACCGTATGGAAAAATTTGGCATAACGAAATAA
- a CDS encoding double zinc ribbon domain-containing protein, whose protein sequence is MLLIFLLIFALLALAIVQQIERRPAKAEPPYGNCPGCGGRAEVDWLICPRCKELLQCQCPGCGERLPVFHRFCTACGTSRKGSFGADPP, encoded by the coding sequence ATGCTGCTGATATTTCTTCTGATCTTTGCCCTTCTCGCCCTCGCCATCGTCCAGCAGATCGAACGGCGCCCGGCGAAAGCGGAACCACCGTACGGCAACTGCCCCGGGTGCGGTGGCCGGGCCGAGGTCGACTGGCTCATCTGCCCGCGTTGCAAGGAGCTGTTACAGTGTCAGTGTCCAGGGTGCGGGGAACGACTGCCGGTATTTCATCGCTTCTGCACGGCTTGCGGCACCTCCCGTAAAGGCAGTTTCGGAGCCGATCCGCCATGA
- a CDS encoding glycine/sarcosine/betaine reductase selenoprotein B family protein gives MPNLERWKNRLIAKLITRFPRLAAPLLAAHLPQETAGQIPWTPITKPLGNCRVAVVTTSGVHHRRQRPFNMLDQEGDPSLRVLDGATIFDDFTISHDYYDHTDAEKDLNIVLPLQRLRELAQEGIIGSVANDHFSFMGHIVGPHLETLKERTAPQLAALLRAAEVDLVLLTPA, from the coding sequence ATGCCCAATTTGGAACGATGGAAAAACCGCCTCATTGCCAAACTGATCACCCGTTTTCCGCGCCTGGCCGCCCCGTTGCTCGCGGCGCATCTGCCCCAGGAAACGGCGGGCCAGATCCCCTGGACGCCCATCACCAAACCCCTCGGAAACTGTCGTGTTGCGGTCGTCACCACATCAGGCGTCCATCACCGCAGGCAACGCCCTTTCAACATGCTCGATCAGGAGGGCGACCCCTCGCTGCGGGTTCTGGATGGCGCAACCATTTTCGATGACTTCACCATCAGCCACGACTACTACGATCACACCGACGCGGAAAAGGACCTGAACATCGTCCTCCCCCTGCAGCGCTTGCGGGAGTTGGCGCAGGAGGGGATCATCGGGAGCGTCGCCAACGACCACTTCAGCTTCATGGGCCATATCGTCGGCCCCCACCTCGAAACCCTGAAGGAGCGCACGGCCCCGCAGCTGGCGGCCTTGCTGCGGGCCGCAGAGGTCGATCTGGTCCTGCTGACACCGGCCTGA
- a CDS encoding efflux RND transporter periplasmic adaptor subunit, which produces MKRARKPLLISALTLVLLLSGVGWYAAQCIVAMNDWQVREPGVALAASKYTCGMHPFIITDEPGNCPICGMALTPLKAGTAGGEAEARPAASGERKIKYWVAPMDPTYIRNEPGKSPMGMDLVPVYEDQAPGGAVISIDPVTMQNMGVRTALATRRDLARTIRTVGLVGYQEPKQYTVNTKINGWVEKLYVNETGQQVKRGQKLLEIYSPDLVSAQEEYLLALKNREALAQSPFPKIAESGRQLLEASRRRLQLWDISEKSIARLKETRQVEKSLPLYAAHSGIVSMKMVQEGQAVKSGMDLMTISDISQVWVLADIYEYELPWVKVGQQADIILPFVGSKKVSATLSYLYPYVEPKTRTVKGRFVLDNPGFELKPDMYVNVHLKTSPVQNALTVPVEAVLRSGAKNTVFVTRDTGKFEPREVKIGVQDDQGNLQIVQGLLEGERVVTSAQFMLDSESKLRETIAKMLEPKAVEATPPGKAAGADQVNDLFQDEKGKTPAKLDDLFQ; this is translated from the coding sequence ATGAAGCGAGCCCGCAAACCCCTGCTGATTTCCGCCCTGACTCTGGTCCTGCTCCTTTCAGGTGTTGGCTGGTATGCGGCGCAATGTATTGTGGCCATGAACGATTGGCAAGTTCGTGAACCGGGGGTGGCGTTGGCTGCTAGCAAGTACACCTGCGGCATGCACCCCTTCATCATTACCGACGAGCCGGGCAATTGTCCGATCTGCGGCATGGCCCTGACCCCCTTAAAGGCAGGAACGGCCGGAGGGGAGGCGGAGGCAAGGCCGGCCGCGTCCGGTGAGCGCAAGATCAAATACTGGGTGGCGCCGATGGATCCCACCTACATCCGCAATGAACCGGGAAAATCGCCCATGGGGATGGATCTGGTGCCGGTCTACGAGGATCAGGCGCCCGGCGGTGCGGTGATTTCCATCGATCCGGTGACCATGCAGAACATGGGGGTGCGAACCGCGTTGGCCACACGTAGGGACCTGGCGCGGACCATCCGCACCGTCGGGCTGGTCGGTTATCAGGAGCCGAAGCAGTACACGGTCAATACCAAGATCAACGGCTGGGTGGAAAAACTCTATGTCAACGAAACCGGCCAGCAGGTGAAGAGAGGGCAGAAGCTTCTGGAGATTTATAGCCCCGACCTGGTCAGTGCCCAGGAGGAATATCTGCTTGCCCTGAAGAACAGGGAGGCGCTGGCCCAATCGCCCTTTCCCAAGATTGCCGAGAGCGGCCGGCAACTCCTTGAAGCGTCCCGGCGTCGTCTGCAGCTCTGGGATATATCCGAGAAATCGATTGCTCGCCTGAAAGAGACCCGCCAGGTCGAAAAGAGCCTGCCCCTCTACGCGGCCCATAGCGGCATCGTCTCGATGAAAATGGTTCAGGAAGGGCAGGCCGTCAAGAGTGGCATGGATCTGATGACCATCTCTGACATCTCCCAGGTCTGGGTGCTGGCCGATATCTATGAATATGAACTCCCCTGGGTCAAGGTCGGGCAGCAGGCCGATATCATTCTTCCCTTTGTCGGAAGTAAAAAAGTCTCCGCCACCCTGAGCTATCTCTATCCCTACGTCGAGCCCAAAACGCGTACCGTCAAGGGACGGTTTGTTCTCGACAACCCCGGCTTCGAACTCAAACCTGACATGTACGTCAATGTCCATCTCAAAACCAGCCCGGTTCAAAACGCCCTGACGGTCCCCGTCGAGGCGGTCCTCCGTTCCGGGGCGAAGAATACGGTATTTGTTACCCGTGACACCGGGAAGTTCGAACCGCGCGAAGTGAAGATCGGGGTGCAGGACGACCAGGGGAACCTGCAGATCGTTCAGGGGCTGCTGGAGGGGGAACGGGTGGTGACCAGCGCCCAATTCATGCTGGACTCGGAGAGCAAGCTGCGCGAGACGATCGCCAAGATGCTCGAACCCAAGGCTGTGGAAGCAACGCCTCCAGGGAAGGCTGCCGGCGCCGACCAGGTGAATGACCTGTTTCAGGACGAAAAAGGGAAGACTCCGGCAAAGCTGGATGACCTGTTCCAGTAA
- a CDS encoding TolC family protein, producing the protein MKFWTPVLFFLVASLCLAPAVLAVEQSPAPPVLQELVAEALANNPDLQAARDRWELFGHKVAAARTLDDPMLGVAFSNYPIDSFQADQTAMTGNEIKLSQNFPFPGKLAAKGNQAEEQARWYQSVYEDSKLLLAQKVKDAYYRLYFQDRAIAVNEENLDILENFVSLTKTRYEVGTGLQQDLLKAQVAQSQLIDRQLTLRQQRSSVLAEINRLLARPAAQPLGTVSELAMTPVEVDPAALLERAREHRPMFASFESLIERFASQRKLAKLDYLPNFNLWASYRFRDDGLPDRGTDFVSAGFGINLPLWQEKRSEAVAEADSGLRMARRQLEDFSNQLGASIQDIYAQLEKNRDLVQLFATGIIPQAQQSFDASLAAYQVGKVEFLSLLDSLMSLYRYQLDYQRAVSDYQRNVAKLEAATGVTLSGTAALQNPSTDRMKP; encoded by the coding sequence ATGAAGTTCTGGACCCCTGTATTATTCTTCCTTGTCGCCAGTCTCTGCCTGGCGCCAGCCGTCCTCGCCGTGGAGCAGTCCCCCGCTCCGCCCGTGCTGCAGGAACTGGTCGCCGAAGCGCTTGCGAACAATCCTGATCTGCAGGCTGCCCGGGACCGCTGGGAGTTGTTCGGGCACAAGGTCGCAGCAGCCCGAACCCTCGATGACCCGATGCTTGGAGTGGCCTTTTCCAATTATCCGATCGACAGTTTCCAGGCTGATCAGACAGCGATGACCGGCAATGAGATCAAGCTTTCCCAGAATTTTCCTTTCCCGGGCAAGCTTGCGGCCAAGGGAAATCAGGCCGAGGAGCAGGCGCGCTGGTATCAGTCGGTCTACGAGGACAGCAAGCTGCTGCTCGCCCAAAAAGTGAAGGATGCCTATTACCGGCTCTATTTCCAGGACCGGGCGATTGCGGTCAATGAAGAAAACCTCGATATCCTGGAAAATTTCGTCAGCCTCACCAAAACCCGTTACGAGGTGGGGACGGGACTGCAGCAGGATCTGCTCAAGGCACAGGTTGCGCAGTCGCAATTGATCGACAGGCAGTTGACCCTGCGCCAGCAGCGCAGCAGCGTTCTGGCTGAAATCAACCGGCTGTTGGCGCGACCAGCGGCACAGCCCCTGGGGACGGTTTCCGAATTGGCCATGACCCCGGTGGAAGTCGACCCGGCGGCGCTGCTGGAGAGAGCCCGCGAACACCGGCCGATGTTCGCCTCCTTTGAGTCCCTGATCGAACGCTTCGCCAGCCAACGCAAGCTGGCCAAGCTCGATTATCTCCCCAATTTCAATCTCTGGGCCAGCTACCGATTCCGGGACGATGGCCTGCCCGATCGCGGCACCGACTTCGTCAGCGCCGGTTTCGGCATCAATCTGCCACTTTGGCAGGAAAAGCGCTCCGAAGCCGTGGCCGAAGCTGATTCGGGACTGCGCATGGCGCGCCGCCAGCTGGAGGACTTCAGCAACCAGCTCGGTGCATCCATTCAGGATATCTATGCCCAACTCGAGAAGAATCGCGATCTGGTCCAACTCTTTGCCACCGGAATCATCCCCCAGGCGCAGCAATCCTTCGATGCCAGCCTGGCGGCCTACCAGGTCGGCAAGGTCGAATTTCTCAGTCTCCTTGACAGTCTGATGTCTCTCTACCGCTACCAACTCGATTACCAGCGCGCCGTGTCCGACTATCAGCGCAATGTCGCCAAGCTTGAAGCTGCCACCGGCGTGACCCTTTCCGGAACGGCGGCGCTGCAAAATCCATCAACCGACAGGATGAAACCATGA
- a CDS encoding two-component system sensor histidine kinase NtrB, producing MSARSMPSSRDITPGSGPITLGTVFQPRVIILAAVIAAITLGHYLTGIQFHHYHDIFRRLYYLPIILGGIWFQLRGGLATAIVVSIVYAPHVVLQWGAHPDAQLEQYLEIILYNVIGVLTGGLARKEKSQRQVLETTAHDLEVSFQELKEQAKLILTFEEQLLRASRLSALGELAAGLAHEIRNPLGSIRGTAEIVKDSTLSEEQRVEFSAIMIREVDRLNQVVTNFLSFARPAPTEMNACDLNAVLNEIVEFSAVQCQKSQVSVQLVQHKLPLVSGDADQFKQVFLNLLLNAVQAMPGGGLLEVTTQLRDGIIAVTFKDNGPGIPKEILGKIFNPFFSTRHTGTGLGLAISQRIIQAHGGQIEVSSEVGEGARFEIQLPVVDEI from the coding sequence ATGAGCGCCCGGAGCATGCCATCGTCGCGGGATATCACTCCAGGATCGGGCCCAATCACTCTCGGAACCGTCTTCCAGCCGCGCGTCATCATTCTCGCGGCGGTCATTGCTGCCATTACCCTTGGCCATTATCTGACCGGCATCCAGTTCCACCATTACCATGACATCTTTCGCCGGCTCTATTATCTGCCGATCATTCTCGGCGGCATCTGGTTCCAGTTGCGGGGCGGTCTGGCCACGGCTATTGTGGTGTCGATCGTCTATGCTCCGCATGTCGTCCTGCAGTGGGGCGCCCATCCCGATGCTCAGTTGGAGCAGTACCTCGAAATTATCCTCTACAATGTCATCGGGGTTCTTACCGGCGGATTGGCCCGCAAAGAAAAGAGCCAGCGGCAGGTTCTGGAGACCACGGCGCATGACCTGGAAGTGAGTTTTCAGGAACTGAAGGAACAGGCCAAGCTGATCCTGACATTTGAAGAGCAGTTGTTGCGTGCCTCCAGACTTTCCGCCCTCGGTGAACTGGCCGCAGGACTTGCTCATGAGATCCGCAATCCCCTGGGCTCCATTCGGGGTACTGCGGAAATCGTCAAGGACTCCACTCTCAGTGAAGAGCAACGGGTCGAGTTTTCCGCCATCATGATCCGGGAGGTCGATCGCCTGAATCAGGTCGTCACCAACTTCCTAAGCTTCGCCAGGCCGGCTCCCACGGAAATGAATGCCTGCGACCTGAATGCGGTTCTGAATGAAATCGTCGAGTTTTCAGCCGTCCAGTGTCAAAAGAGCCAGGTCTCGGTTCAGCTGGTCCAGCACAAATTGCCGCTGGTTTCTGGCGATGCCGACCAGTTTAAGCAGGTATTCCTCAACCTTTTGCTTAATGCGGTCCAGGCGATGCCCGGGGGCGGGCTGCTGGAAGTCACCACCCAGCTGCGGGACGGAATCATTGCCGTCACTTTTAAAGACAACGGGCCCGGGATTCCTAAAGAAATTCTCGGGAAAATCTTCAATCCATTTTTCTCAACCCGCCATACCGGGACCGGCCTGGGGCTGGCTATTTCCCAGAGGATTATTCAGGCCCATGGTGGCCAGATTGAAGTTTCGAGCGAAGTGGGGGAGGGCGCCCGCTTTGAAATTCAGCTACCTGTGGTGGACGAAATATGA
- a CDS encoding cation transporter, whose translation MMKKWIVLVGLTAVIALALGVGLFWPQKLQSDQAALVELGIDKLTCGSCVENVREALADLPGLGLIEVNVTRGSGRVEFDPQQVDAEIIARRISAAGYPSRVAARLSVSEYAALRNRHQDLAGKYVAQIGNRFLSRAEFETTLALRSKTIAGKEQTAGPALQQAVWQDLLQRELLLNAAEIQKVVVQDGEVDLRLNSIRKSHPDFAKLVTERFGTLENLRHQVKNEMIIEKNLRENILPTGLNADEKSVFFERWYSTLVDATPVTIFDPSLAMDATRRASGCGGSCCNQKS comes from the coding sequence ATGATGAAGAAATGGATTGTCCTGGTTGGCCTGACGGCAGTGATTGCCCTGGCCTTAGGTGTCGGCCTTTTTTGGCCGCAAAAGTTGCAGAGTGACCAGGCAGCATTGGTTGAACTCGGCATCGATAAACTGACGTGTGGATCCTGTGTCGAGAATGTGCGCGAGGCCTTGGCTGATCTGCCTGGGCTCGGCCTGATCGAAGTCAATGTTACCAGGGGGAGCGGCCGGGTCGAATTTGATCCACAGCAAGTCGATGCGGAGATTATTGCCCGGCGCATCTCGGCGGCCGGCTATCCCAGTCGGGTTGCCGCCCGCCTTTCGGTATCCGAATACGCAGCTTTGCGCAACCGGCACCAGGACCTTGCCGGGAAGTACGTCGCCCAGATCGGCAACCGCTTTCTTTCTCGCGCCGAATTTGAGACCACTTTAGCACTGCGCAGTAAGACCATTGCAGGCAAGGAGCAAACTGCGGGTCCCGCCCTGCAACAGGCTGTGTGGCAGGATCTTTTACAGCGGGAGTTGTTGCTTAACGCTGCCGAGATCCAAAAAGTGGTTGTCCAGGACGGTGAGGTCGACCTCCGGTTAAATAGTATCCGGAAGTCCCATCCAGACTTTGCCAAGCTGGTAACGGAACGTTTCGGTACCCTGGAGAACCTGCGGCACCAGGTAAAGAACGAAATGATTATTGAAAAGAACCTGCGGGAGAATATCCTGCCGACCGGTTTAAACGCAGACGAAAAGTCGGTCTTTTTTGAGCGCTGGTATTCCACCCTGGTCGACGCCACTCCGGTAACGATCTTTGATCCTTCCCTGGCAATGGATGCCACCAGACGCGCAAGCGGTTGCGGTGGGTCGTGCTGTAACCAAAAATCCTGA
- a CDS encoding ABC transporter ATP-binding protein yields MALIEINNLHKNYLNGNDCVIALGGVDLAIEEGTFLGVMGPSGSGKSTFLALLGGLSAPTSGRVRIDDIDLYSLPGERLADFRREFLGIVFQSFNLVSYLTALENVMLPLAVKSLSRREKQGLAEQALARVGLAGRLGHLPTQLSGGEQERVAIARSLVNRPSLLLADEPTGSLDSETSREIMGLFAELNKAGQTIVMVTHNLENLDYFNRTIHLRDGRIVDDRCRFAGPRLAVG; encoded by the coding sequence ATGGCACTGATCGAAATAAACAACCTGCACAAAAACTATCTCAATGGCAACGATTGCGTGATTGCCCTAGGGGGGGTCGACCTTGCTATTGAAGAGGGGACCTTCCTCGGGGTCATGGGGCCATCAGGATCGGGGAAGAGCACCTTCCTGGCCCTGCTCGGCGGATTGAGCGCTCCCACCAGCGGCAGGGTCCGGATTGATGACATCGACCTCTATAGTCTGCCCGGCGAGCGGCTGGCCGATTTCCGGCGGGAATTTCTCGGTATTGTCTTTCAGTCGTTCAACCTGGTCTCCTACCTGACCGCGCTGGAAAATGTGATGCTGCCTCTGGCCGTAAAATCGCTTTCCCGTCGGGAAAAGCAGGGTCTGGCGGAACAAGCTTTGGCCCGGGTCGGACTGGCCGGACGCCTCGGCCACCTGCCAACGCAACTGTCAGGCGGTGAACAGGAGCGGGTCGCGATCGCCCGGTCGCTGGTCAATCGCCCTTCTCTGCTGCTGGCCGATGAACCGACCGGCAGCCTTGATTCGGAGACCAGCCGCGAGATCATGGGGTTGTTCGCCGAGCTCAACAAGGCCGGGCAGACCATCGTCATGGTCACCCACAATCTGGAAAATCTCGACTACTTCAACCGGACCATTCATCTGCGTGACGGTCGGATCGTCGATGATCGGTGCAGGTTTGCCGGGCCACGACTTGCGGTAGGGTAA
- a CDS encoding DUF2318 domain-containing protein, whose protein sequence is MTLIILVGIAVAWALLPMGVGHSRLVGAKGGQVILPVGSLTGGEAHFFRYAGAGGEIAFFLVQSRDGVIHAAFDSCDVCYKSRKGYRQEGDFMVCNNCNQQFRTDLVNEVQGGCNPAPLRREVRGQQVVIQATDLEAGSRYFLAAN, encoded by the coding sequence ATGACACTCATAATTCTTGTCGGCATTGCCGTCGCCTGGGCGTTGCTGCCAATGGGGGTCGGTCATTCGCGACTGGTTGGTGCCAAAGGGGGGCAGGTCATTCTTCCGGTGGGGTCATTAACCGGGGGGGAGGCCCACTTCTTCCGCTACGCCGGAGCAGGTGGCGAGATCGCTTTCTTCCTGGTGCAGAGCCGCGACGGGGTGATCCACGCTGCCTTCGACAGCTGCGATGTCTGCTACAAGTCCCGCAAGGGGTATCGCCAGGAGGGGGACTTTATGGTCTGCAACAATTGCAATCAGCAGTTCCGCACCGATTTGGTCAATGAAGTCCAGGGCGGTTGTAACCCAGCTCCCCTGCGCCGTGAAGTGCGCGGCCAGCAGGTGGTCATTCAGGCGACCGATCTCGAAGCCGGGAGCCGCTACTTCCTGGCTGCAAACTAG